In Luteipulveratus mongoliensis, the DNA window AAGTCACCCGACGAGAAGGCCTTCGGTCATCCCGTGGGCGAGGAGTGGCACTGGCTGACCTGGGCACAGGTCGACGAGCGCGTACGCCGTATCGCAGCCGGGCTGGTCTCGTTGGGTCTGCAGCCGCAGGACCGAGCAGCCATCGCGGCGAGCACTCGCCTCGAGTGGGCGCTCACCGACCTCGGTGTGATGCTCGCTGCGGGCGCGACCACCACGATCTACCCGACGAGCACGGCCGAAGACGTGATGCACATCGTCAGTGACTCCGGCAGCCGGGTCGTCTTTGCCGAGGGCGACGCTCAGCTCGAGAGCCTGCGCGCGGGACGTGACCAGGCCCCCGACGTGATCAAGGTCGTGACGTTCGACGGTGAGGCCGATGGGGACTGGGTCATCACGCTCGCGGACCTTGAGGAGCTCGGCGCCACTCTGCTGACCGAGCAGCCTGAGGTGCTCGAGGAGCGGATCGAGGGCATCCAGGCCGATGACCTCAGCACCCTCATCTACACCTCCGGCACGACCGGGCGGCCCAAGGGCGTACGCCTGGCGCACGCGGCCTGGACCTACGAGGCTGCCGCCGTCGACTCGGCCCACCTGCTGGACCGGGACGACCTGCAGTTCCTGTGGCTGCCGCTCGCGCACGTCTTCGGCAAGGTGCTGCTGACCCTGCCGCTGCAGATCGGTTTCCCCACCGCGATCGACGGTCGGGTCGACAAGATCATCGACAACCTGCCGGTCATCAAGCCGACCTGGATGGGTGCCGCCCCCCGCATCTTCGAGAAGGTCTACGGCCGCATCACCACGATGATGGCCGACGAGGGCGGCGTGAAGGCCAAGATGTTCGACTGGGCCAGCGGGGTGGCCACCGAGGCATCCACGGTCCGCGATGACGGCAAGAAGCCTGGCGGTCTGCTCGGCATCAAGTACTCCGTGGCCGACAAGCTGGTCCTGGGCAAGATCCGCGACCGCTTCGGTGGACGCGTGCGCTTCTTCATCTCCGGCTCGGCGGCGCTCAACCCCGATGTGGCGCGGTGGTTCGACGCCATGGGCCTGCCGATCATGGAGGGCTACGGCATGACCGAGACGAGCGCCGCGTCGTTCGTCAACCGTCCTTACCCAGGCGCCAACAAGATCGGCACCGTGGGCTGGCCGCTGCCCGGCACCGAGGTCAAGATCGCCGAGGACGGCGAGATCCTCATCAAGGGCCCCGGCGTGATGCAGGGCTACCGCGGGCTCGACGACGCCACGGCGGAGACGCTCAAGGACGGCTGGTTGCACACCGGTGACATCGGTGAGCAGCTGCCGACCGGTCACCTCAAGATCACCGACCGCAAGAAGGACCTCTTCAAGACCTCCAACGGCAAGTACGTCGCGCCGAGCGTCATCGAGTCCCTCTTCAAGGGCATCTGCCCCTACGCCTCGCAGCTGGTGATCGAGGGCGACGGGCGCAAGTTCGTCTCAGCTCTGGTGACGCTGGACGAGGAGAGCATCAAGGAGTGGGGCGAGCACCACGATCTGAAGGGCGCCGACTACCAGACGATCGTGTCCTCGGACGCCTGCCGCGAGATGGTGCAGGGCCACATCGACGAGCTCAACAGCAAGCTCAACCGCTGGGAGCAGATCAAGCGCTTCATCATCCTGCCGCGCGACCTGACGGTCGAGGACGGCGAGATCACGCCGAGCCTCAAGCTCAAGCGCAAGGTCGTGACAGGCAAGTACCAGGCCGAGCTCGACTCGCTCTACACCGACTGACGAGGTTCACGTCGCAAACTCGCTGGAGCCGTGACGGGGGCGAGATCTAGCCTGGTCGTATGAGCCAGTACCTCGCCTTCGTCGCGTTCGCCGCGATGCTGGCGCTCGCGCCCGGTCCCGACTCGCTGCTGACGCTGCGCAATACCGTCGTCGGCGGACGTGCACGGGGCTTCGCCACCCTCCTCGGGATCAGCGCGGCGAGCGCCGTGCAGGGTTTGTTGGTCGCGACGGGACTGAGCGCGCTGCTGGTCCGTGCCGAGCAGGTGTTCTTGGTCGTGAGATGGGCGGGCGTGCTGTACCTGCTCTACCTCGGCATCAGTGCCCTGCGTGCTGCCTGTCGGCGTCATGGGCCGGGCTGGGAGGCATCAGAACGTCGTGCAGTCGGCGGCCGGTGGGTGGTGATCCGGCAGGGCTTCCTGTGCAACATCACCAATCCCAAGGTGCTGATGTTCAACCTTGCGGTGCTGCCGCAGTTCGTCGGCTCGGACGCGGGCTGGTCGGTCCTCGTGGCGTACGCGTTCACGCTCATGGCGATCGGTTCGGTGGTCCTGGTCGTCGTCGTCCTCGCCGCTGACGCCGCGGGCCGATGGCTCCGTCGTAGCAGGGTGCGGCGACTGGTCGATGCCGGCACGGGTCTGGTGATGCTGGGCTTCGCGGGTGGTCTCGCTGCAGAACGCTGAGTCCGAGGATTCGGCAGCGTTCGTTGTCGGCCGTACCCTTGCAGGCATGCCCGGAGAGTCGCTGTTCCATGAGCTCGAACCGCTGCTGGAGTCGGTGAGCAAACCGATCCAGTACGTCGGCGGCGAGCTCAACAGCACCGTCAAGGACTGGCAGTGCGGGGGCTACGGTCCCGACGGCCAGGAGCTGACGACCCGCTGGGCACTGATGTACCCCGATGCCTACGAGGTCGGCGTACCCAACCAGGGCGTCATGATCCTCTACGAAGTCCTCAACGAGCGCGACGATGCGTTGGCTGAGAGAACGTACGCCGTCTGGCCCGACATGGAACAGGCCATGCGGACTGCGGGTGTCG includes these proteins:
- a CDS encoding AMP-dependent synthetase/ligase, coding for MVMSLKDEQHDQSVIDGRARSVAHLFVDRVAKSPDEKAFGHPVGEEWHWLTWAQVDERVRRIAAGLVSLGLQPQDRAAIAASTRLEWALTDLGVMLAAGATTTIYPTSTAEDVMHIVSDSGSRVVFAEGDAQLESLRAGRDQAPDVIKVVTFDGEADGDWVITLADLEELGATLLTEQPEVLEERIEGIQADDLSTLIYTSGTTGRPKGVRLAHAAWTYEAAAVDSAHLLDRDDLQFLWLPLAHVFGKVLLTLPLQIGFPTAIDGRVDKIIDNLPVIKPTWMGAAPRIFEKVYGRITTMMADEGGVKAKMFDWASGVATEASTVRDDGKKPGGLLGIKYSVADKLVLGKIRDRFGGRVRFFISGSAALNPDVARWFDAMGLPIMEGYGMTETSAASFVNRPYPGANKIGTVGWPLPGTEVKIAEDGEILIKGPGVMQGYRGLDDATAETLKDGWLHTGDIGEQLPTGHLKITDRKKDLFKTSNGKYVAPSVIESLFKGICPYASQLVIEGDGRKFVSALVTLDEESIKEWGEHHDLKGADYQTIVSSDACREMVQGHIDELNSKLNRWEQIKRFIILPRDLTVEDGEITPSLKLKRKVVTGKYQAELDSLYTD
- a CDS encoding LysE family translocator; translated protein: MSQYLAFVAFAAMLALAPGPDSLLTLRNTVVGGRARGFATLLGISAASAVQGLLVATGLSALLVRAEQVFLVVRWAGVLYLLYLGISALRAACRRHGPGWEASERRAVGGRWVVIRQGFLCNITNPKVLMFNLAVLPQFVGSDAGWSVLVAYAFTLMAIGSVVLVVVVLAADAAGRWLRRSRVRRLVDAGTGLVMLGFAGGLAAER